DNA sequence from the Cellulophaga sp. HaHaR_3_176 genome:
TGCTCTATTAGAAATAATTACAGATGCAACTTTAATATAAATTTTCTTAAAAACACAACAAAAGTGTTGTTATTATAACACCCTTAAAAGTTACTAAAGCGATAAAATACGTATGTTAAAACTTATGATAAATCAAATTGAAAATATAATGTATACATTAGTATTGCTTGTTACAACGAGCTTAAATGCACAAGACTTGTCTACATTATTTGATGAACTAGACCCTTCAGTTGTTACAATAGAGGTTGTTGAGTATAAAGTAAAAGATCAGAAGATAAACGCTTCTGGTGGTTTAGGATCAGGAGTTATTATTAATAAAGAAGGTTTTATTATCACAGCAGCTCATGTGGTAGAATCAGCAAATGAAGTTTCTGTTAAACTCAAAAACGGTGTTTCATTTGAGGCAGACGTAATATCAAGTTCAACGGCGGCTGATTTGGCACTTCTTAAATTAAGAGTGGTACCCTCAAATTTAAAACCAGCAAAAATAGGAAATTCTAGTAGTTCAAAAATCGGAGAACAGATTCTTGTTATTGGCGCTCCATTAGGTCTAGAACACTCTTTATCTGTTGGGCATTTAAGTCGTAAGATGAAGAAAAACATCATTTCTAATGGAGAAATGGCTGGTTTTTTGCAAACAGATGCTTCTATAAACCAAGGGAACTCTGGTGGGCCAATGTTTAATATGAATGGAGAACTTATTGGTATCGTAAGTTTTATTCTATCGAATAGTGGTGGATTTGAAGGTTTAGGCTTTGCTGTGGAAATTGATACAGCAAAAAAAGTTTTGTTTGATGTAAATAGTTTTTGGACTGGATTTGATGGTCTCTTTTTAAATGAAGGATTAGCAGGTATTTTTAATACACCACAAACATCAGGAGTTTTAGTGCAACGGGTGACTCCAAAATCTTTTGCCCATAAAATTGGTTTAAAACCTGGTATCATTCAAGCAGAAATATTAGGTCAAAAATTATGGTTAGGAGGCGATATTATTTTAAGTATTCAAGGATTAAGCTGCAACGCACCCCATGATTTAGGTAACATTAAAAAACAGATTGAAAATCTAAAAATTGGAAATAAAGTTTTAATTGAAGTTTTAAGAAAAGGAAAAGTAGTAATGCTTGAATCTAATTTAGAATGAAGCTAAAAACAATAATTAATTGGAATAAGGTCATGCAATATAAGTACTTAATAGCACTTATAGGAGCCTTCAATTTTTTATTGACTCCCGTACATACAGTACTTAGCAATCTTAGTCCAAGTTATATGGTTGTCACAAATTATACTTTGGTTATTTTAAGTAGCTCACTACTCGCGTCTAAAAAAACAGAAAAATTAACGACTTATATTATTGGACTTTTAACATTAATGGTTATTTGGTTAGAATTCACGGATACTAATTCTAAGCCTATTTTAATTTTAAGGTTAGTGTTTTCTTTTGTTTTATTTGCTTGTTTTAGTGTTATACTTATTAAACAGTTAGTAAAAATAAAAAAAGTAAACTTACAGTTCATCTTAGGACCATTATTAGGGTTTCTTTATTTAGGAATCATTGGTGGAATTCTTTTTGAGGCTATTAACTTTTTAGATTCAAATTCATTTCACCTAATTAAAGGGTTTTCAGGCTTTAGTTTTTATTATTTCAGTTTTATAAGTATTACAACTGTTGGTTATGGAGATATTACCCCGCTTACAGCACCAGCACAATCTCTTACGCTTGTTATGAATATCATAGGGCAATTCTACTTAGCCACTGTTATAGGTGTTTTTGTGGGAAAATATATTAATACAAAATCAAATTAAAATGTTCGAATCTTTCAGTATTGTATTTACAATTGCAGCACTTTTTAATTACGTCAATTATAAATGGTTAAAATTACCCACAACTATTGGTTTAATGATTTTAAGTTTAATTCTAATTATTCCCATTACTTTAAGTGAAACTGTTTTTCCAGAATTTTATAGATTTTTTTGTGACATTATTGTAAATGCAGATTTTAAAACATTATTATTTGATGGCATTTTAAGTTTTTTACTGTTTGCAGGTGCATTGCACGTTAATCTGGGAGCACTTACAAAAGAAAAAAAATCAATTTTTTTATTTGCAACCTTAGGGGTGCTCATTTCTACTTTTTTAGTTGGTGGCTTAGTCTTTTTGGGAGCACAATTATTTGCTTTAAATCTACCTTTTTTACATGCATTATTATTTGGTGCTTTAATATCTCCTACAGACCCTATTGCTGTTATGGCTATTTTAAAAGAAGCCAATATCTCTAAAAGTCTAGGTATAAAAATAGAAGGAGAATCCTTATTTAATGATGGCATTGGTGTTGTTGTTTTTTCTGGAATATTATTAATTGCTTCAGCTACAGGAGAACATAATAACAGCGAAATTGGAGCAGAAATTGGAGTACTATTTTTAGAAGAAGCAGTTGGAGGATTGCTTTATGGATTAGTTATTGGTTTTTTAGGATTAAAATGTATTCAATCACTTAAAGAAAATCCTCAATTAGCAGTAATGATGACTCTTGCAGTAGTTTTAGGAGGTACAGCAGGTGCGTTTATGTTGCATACATCTGCACCATTAGCTATGGTTGTAGCAGGGCTATTTATAGGAAACAAAATACACCTTAATGAAGACAAAAACCCTGTGCAAAAAGCGATTAGTTCTTTTTGGGAAATTTTAGATGATGTATTTAATGGAATTCTATTTGTACTAATAGGACTTGCCATACATTTATTAAATTTCAATACAGTTTATATTTTATTAGGGATACTTTCTATTTTAATTGTACTCTTAGCTCGATTTATTTCAGTGTTTTTACCGTATTCATTATTAAAACATGAAGAAGAAAAACCAATTAAAACAGTTGTTGTTTTAACCTGGGGAGGATTACGTGGAGGTATTTCGATTGCTTTAGCTTTAAGCTTAAGTAAAGAACTATCTGGAGATTTAATACTTCATATTACCTATATTATTGTATTGTTTTCAATAATTGTTCAAGGTTTGAGTATCGGTAACGTCGTTAAGAGGTTATTCAAGTAAATTCAGAAAGGTAAAATAAATAAGAATTCGCTTTAAAATCCAAAAATATGTTAAACACGAAGGAGTATTACAATAGAGATTTATCATGGTTACGGTTTAATCATCGTGTACTTCAAGAGGCTGCAGATAAAAAAAATCCGTTGTATGAGCGGATTAAGTTTTTAGCTATTTTTTCTTCTAATTTAGATGAATTTTTTAAAGTTAGAGTTTCAGACATTAGAAAAATAAAGCAGTTAGATAAACCACTTAGAAAACGTTTAATTACAAAGCCTAATAAATTATTAAGAGAAATTAAGAAACAAGTTCTGATAGAACAAAAAGAGTTTGGACGCATATTTTTTACCGAAATTATTCCGGCATTACAAAGTGAAGGTATTCATCTATTATCTTATAAAGAATTTAACCAAGAGCAACAGGCGTTCAGTCAAAAATTTTATAAAGAAGAAATTCTACCTTCACAATCTTTAAGTGTTAGTAAAAACAAACCTTTTCTTGAAAATGAAGAATTGTATTTGGTTTCGCAAATGGAAGATGATTCTCTTATTTGGGTAAAAATCAATGAAGATACGCCTCGCTTTATTGAGCTTCCTGCAAAAGGTGATAAACATTGTATATCATTTGTTGATGATATTTTAAAACACAATTTGAAAACGGTTTATAACTTAGATTTTTATAGTATAAAAATATCAAGAGATGCAGAGTTATATATTGACAATGAATATTCTGGTAATTTATTAGATAAAATTAAAAATGCTTTACCAAACAGAAGCAGTGGCCAAGTTACAAGAGCTTTATTTGATGAATTAACACCAAAAAAATTACAATTAAAATTAAATAAAACTTTAGATATTAATGATACCGATATTATAAAAGGCGGTACATATCATAATTTTAAAGACTTATTTAGCTTTCCAAACCCAACTACTAAAAATTTATCTTTTATAAATTTACCTCCGCTATCACAAAAAGAGTTTGGTGAGTATTCAAATATGTTTGAGGCTATCAAAACCAAAGATAGATTGTTGTGTTTTCCATACCAATCATACGAACCTGTTATACAATTACTAGAAGAGGCTTCTAATGATATTCATGTACTAAAAATTAAAATTACATTATATCGAATTTCAAAAAACTCTCTTGTTGCAAAAGCACTTTTAAATGCAGCTAAAAAAGGAAAGCAAGTATTTGTATTTATAGAAACAAAAGCACGTTTTGATGAAGAAAATAACATAAAATGGGGAAATATTTTAGAAGAAAATGGTGCTAATGTCGTGTACAGCTATCCAGGAATAAAAGTACATTCTAAAATTTTATATATAGAACGTATCGAAGAAAAAGCATCGCATATTTATGGTTATATAAGTACAGGTAATTTTAATGAAAAAACGTCAGAAATTTATACAGATTTCGGATTAATGACGGTAAATCAAAAAATTACAGGAGAACTTTGCCAAGTATTTCAAGTATTAGAAGGGCAAATTATTATTCCAAAATCAAAACAGCTTTTAGTATCTCCATTTACAAGCCGAAGTAAGTTTACTGAATTAATAGATGTAGAAATTGAAAATGCTTTAGCAGGTAAACAAGCATATATAACTTTAAAATTAAATAGCCTTCAAGATGCTAAAATGATTACGTTATTATATAAGGCAAGTAATGCAGGGGTAAAAATAAGGTTGCTTATACGTGGTATTTGTTGTTTAATTCCTGGAATTAAAGGTCAGAGTGAAAATATATTTGTAACTAGTATTGTAGATCGGTTTTTAGAACACGGAAGAATCTACATTTTTGGAAATAATGGAAAAGAAAAAATGTTTCTTGGTTCTGCAGATTGGATGACGCGTAATTTAGATCATAGAATAGAAGTTATAACGCCTATTTTAGATCGTGACATTCATTTAAAATTAAAAGAATTATTAGACCTACAACTAAAAGATACTATAAAATCAAGGATTATAGATGAAAATCAAAAGAATAACTATGTAGAAAAAGGTTTGTTAAAAAAATCTTCTCAACATATAATCTATAAAACATTTACATAAGTAATACAAAAATATAGAAAATAGAGTATTTGTTATTTTATGAATAAGGGTGATGAATTTTTTATAAACACATCATAAAAACACATAGCACTACTCTACTATCAATCATTTAATAATAATTAACAACCAATCGTTCGGTAACTTATTGTTTTGTTTTACATTTGCAGTATGAGACCACAAAAAGTACAAGATATAGAGATTATGACAAGCCTAGTAGAGGCTTTTCGTTCCAAAGGATATGAAGGTACCAGTCTTGCTGAATTAGCGAAAAGTACAGGTTTAAAGAAGGCTAGCCTTTATCATAGATTCCCAAATGGAAAACAAGAAATGGCAAATGCTGTGCTTGATCATATTGAGAAATGGGTAGATGATCATATTTTCGCTTCCCTATTAGATGAGAGCAAATCTCCTAAAGTAAGGCTACTTAATGCATTAAACGAGGTTCGTAATTCGTATGACGGTGGTAAGGAAGCTTGCATATTTAGGGCTTTATCCATAGGGCAAAGTGTAGAGTTATTTGACCTTCAGATTAAAAATGGAATGAATAAATGGGTAAATGCTTTTGATAAAATAGGCCTTGCATTGGGGTTATCAAAAAAAGAAGCCAATCAAAGTGCTGTAAACACATTAATAAAAATTCAAGGAAGTCTTATAGTAACCAAAGGTCTTAATGATTTAAGCATTTTTGAAACTACACTAAAAGAAATTGAAGACTCCTATTTAAAACGATAAAAAATATCATCCTAATGTACCGAATGTTAGGTAATTAACTTGTACCAATGGAAAAAAAATATCCTCTACCTCCTTTCAATAAAGAAACGGCAAAACAGAAAATTCAACTAGCAGAAGATG
Encoded proteins:
- a CDS encoding S1C family serine protease; its protein translation is MINQIENIMYTLVLLVTTSLNAQDLSTLFDELDPSVVTIEVVEYKVKDQKINASGGLGSGVIINKEGFIITAAHVVESANEVSVKLKNGVSFEADVISSSTAADLALLKLRVVPSNLKPAKIGNSSSSKIGEQILVIGAPLGLEHSLSVGHLSRKMKKNIISNGEMAGFLQTDASINQGNSGGPMFNMNGELIGIVSFILSNSGGFEGLGFAVEIDTAKKVLFDVNSFWTGFDGLFLNEGLAGIFNTPQTSGVLVQRVTPKSFAHKIGLKPGIIQAEILGQKLWLGGDIILSIQGLSCNAPHDLGNIKKQIENLKIGNKVLIEVLRKGKVVMLESNLE
- a CDS encoding TetR/AcrR family transcriptional regulator; its protein translation is MRPQKVQDIEIMTSLVEAFRSKGYEGTSLAELAKSTGLKKASLYHRFPNGKQEMANAVLDHIEKWVDDHIFASLLDESKSPKVRLLNALNEVRNSYDGGKEACIFRALSIGQSVELFDLQIKNGMNKWVNAFDKIGLALGLSKKEANQSAVNTLIKIQGSLIVTKGLNDLSIFETTLKEIEDSYLKR
- a CDS encoding ion channel, with product MKLKTIINWNKVMQYKYLIALIGAFNFLLTPVHTVLSNLSPSYMVVTNYTLVILSSSLLASKKTEKLTTYIIGLLTLMVIWLEFTDTNSKPILILRLVFSFVLFACFSVILIKQLVKIKKVNLQFILGPLLGFLYLGIIGGILFEAINFLDSNSFHLIKGFSGFSFYYFSFISITTVGYGDITPLTAPAQSLTLVMNIIGQFYLATVIGVFVGKYINTKSN
- the ppk1 gene encoding polyphosphate kinase 1, translated to MLNTKEYYNRDLSWLRFNHRVLQEAADKKNPLYERIKFLAIFSSNLDEFFKVRVSDIRKIKQLDKPLRKRLITKPNKLLREIKKQVLIEQKEFGRIFFTEIIPALQSEGIHLLSYKEFNQEQQAFSQKFYKEEILPSQSLSVSKNKPFLENEELYLVSQMEDDSLIWVKINEDTPRFIELPAKGDKHCISFVDDILKHNLKTVYNLDFYSIKISRDAELYIDNEYSGNLLDKIKNALPNRSSGQVTRALFDELTPKKLQLKLNKTLDINDTDIIKGGTYHNFKDLFSFPNPTTKNLSFINLPPLSQKEFGEYSNMFEAIKTKDRLLCFPYQSYEPVIQLLEEASNDIHVLKIKITLYRISKNSLVAKALLNAAKKGKQVFVFIETKARFDEENNIKWGNILEENGANVVYSYPGIKVHSKILYIERIEEKASHIYGYISTGNFNEKTSEIYTDFGLMTVNQKITGELCQVFQVLEGQIIIPKSKQLLVSPFTSRSKFTELIDVEIENALAGKQAYITLKLNSLQDAKMITLLYKASNAGVKIRLLIRGICCLIPGIKGQSENIFVTSIVDRFLEHGRIYIFGNNGKEKMFLGSADWMTRNLDHRIEVITPILDRDIHLKLKELLDLQLKDTIKSRIIDENQKNNYVEKGLLKKSSQHIIYKTFT
- a CDS encoding sodium:proton antiporter — encoded protein: MFESFSIVFTIAALFNYVNYKWLKLPTTIGLMILSLILIIPITLSETVFPEFYRFFCDIIVNADFKTLLFDGILSFLLFAGALHVNLGALTKEKKSIFLFATLGVLISTFLVGGLVFLGAQLFALNLPFLHALLFGALISPTDPIAVMAILKEANISKSLGIKIEGESLFNDGIGVVVFSGILLIASATGEHNNSEIGAEIGVLFLEEAVGGLLYGLVIGFLGLKCIQSLKENPQLAVMMTLAVVLGGTAGAFMLHTSAPLAMVVAGLFIGNKIHLNEDKNPVQKAISSFWEILDDVFNGILFVLIGLAIHLLNFNTVYILLGILSILIVLLARFISVFLPYSLLKHEEEKPIKTVVVLTWGGLRGGISIALALSLSKELSGDLILHITYIIVLFSIIVQGLSIGNVVKRLFK